The Salvia miltiorrhiza cultivar Shanhuang (shh) chromosome 2, IMPLAD_Smil_shh, whole genome shotgun sequence DNA window GGAgattgtttccttttttttcggtgttattgtttccttttttttccgtatatttttgtttctttttttttcgtatatttttgtttctttttttttcgtgTGATTTTAtgctaaaataatcctagatttatctccacattttatgttaatttgatttgtttccactaatttagggattctcctaaaataatccttgttttgtttacatttatatttgtttttcgaatatttaaaaaaaaaaaccgaattatgttaatttgatttgtttccactaatttagggattctcctaaaataatccttgttttgttttcatttatatttgtttttcgaatatttaaaaaaaaaccgaaataacaagaaaaagggtttttcgaatatttaaaaaaataatcctagatttatctccacattttatgttattttgatttgtttccactaatttagggatcctaaaataatcctagaaaaaatcgaagaagattcaaaaaaataaaaaccaaaataacaagaaaaaggtGCTTGGGTGATTTGAACCTGAGACCTACAATATGTGAATGATACGTTACCATCTTGTCCGATAGTGACAACTACATTAGTCAACCgttagaaataataataaactgaatcAAACGAAGGGACATTgttcgaaaaaataaataacatatagttggattaaatgtattataataatacAGTAAACGTGATATAATAATACGAAATAAAGTTTAATgtattaattgaaataaattagtgaacttgaaaaaaacaaattgtGAATGAGTGAATTACATTAGtttcatttttttgaaaataaagtgATTCATATGATGAGAAAtagattgaaaaaataaataacaaatacTTTATTCAATGTGATATAATAAttagaaaatgaactactacaGTGTGAGTCTAAAAaatgtttttaaaaatgaatCAAACAATTGGATTTTACTTGTAAAAGTATGTAACATATACTTTGTTTGAATATATTATACTAATAAAGTATTGTAATTGATATGAATATATTATACTAATAATTAGAAACATGTTCGCACTTGGTGCTCGACAcgaaaactaagaaagctgaaaaatgtggtgtaaaagactaaaagggtagtgttaatgtgttttgattacttttaataattttttcattaGCTTAAAGACatttaacaacaacaacaacaataataataataataataataatgataataatattaataataataagaataataataacaataataataataataatgataataataataacaacaacaacaacaacaataataataataataataataataataataataataataataataataataataataataataataataataataataataatgataataatatgttttatattccctccgtccacgaaacaagtTCGCACTTGGTGCTCGGCAcgaaaactaagaaagctgaaaaatgtggaGTAAAAGACTAAAAGAGTAGTGTTAATGTGttttgattacttttaatatttttttcattagcTTAAAGACatttaacaacaacaacaacaataataataataataataataatgataataatattaataataataagaataataataacaataataataataataatgataataataataacaacaacaacaacaataataataataataataataagaataataataacaataataataataataacaataataataacaataataataataataataataacaataataacaaaactaatattaataataataataataataatatgttttatactccctccgtccacgaaacaagtTCGCACTTGGTGCTCGGCAcgaaaactaagaaagctgaaaaatgtggaGTAAAAGACTAAAAGAGTAGTGTTAATGTGttttgattacttttaatatttttttcattagcTTAAAGACatttaacaacaacaacaacaataataataataataataataataatgataataatattaataataataagaataataataacaataataataataataatgataataataataacaacaacaacaacaacaataataataataataataataataataataataataataataataataataataataataataataataataataatgataataatatgttttatattccctccgtccacgaaacaagtTCGCACTTGGTGCTCGGCAcgaaaactaagaaagctgaaaaatgtggagtaaaagactaaaagggtagtgttaatgtgttttgattacttttaatatttttttcattagcTTAAAGACatttaacaacaacaacaacaataataataataataataataataataataataataataataataataataataataataataagaagaagtataagtataagtataataataataataataataataataataataataataataataataataataataataataataataataataataataataatgataataatatgttttatattccctccgtccacgaaacaagtTCGCACTTGGTGCTCGGCAcgaaaactaagaaagctgaaaaatgtggagtaaaagactaaaagggtagtgttaatgtgttttgattacttttaatatttttttcattagcTTAAAGACatttaacaacaacaacaataataataataataataataataataatattaataataataagaataataataacaataataataataataataataataataataacaacaacaacaataataataataataataacaataataataacaataataataataataataatgataataataacaataataacaaaactaatattaataataataattataataatatgttttatactccctccgtccacgaaacaagtTCGCACTTGGTGCTCGGCAcgaaaactaagaaagctgaaaaatgtggaGTAAAAGACTAAAAGAGTAGTGTTAATGTGttttgattacttttaatatttttttcattagcTTAAAGACatttaacaacaacaacaacaacaataataataataataatgataataatattaataataataagaataataataacaataataataataataataatgataataataacaacaacaacaacaacaataataataataataataataataataataataagaataacaataataataataacaataataataacaataataataataataataataataacaataataacaaaactaatattaataataataataataataataataataataatatgttttatactccctccatccacgaaacAAGTTCGCACTTGGTGCTCGGCAcgaaaactaagaaagctgaaaaatgtggaGTAAAAGACTAAAAGAGTAGTGTTAATGTGttttgattacttttaatatttttttcattagcTTAAAGACatttaacaacaacaacaacaataataataataataataatgataataatattaataataataagaataataataacaataataataataataatgataataataataacaacaacaacaacaacaacaacaataataataataataataataataataataataataataataataataataataataataataataataataataatgataataatatgttttatattccctccgtccacgaaacaagtTCGCACTTGGTGCTCGGCAcgaaaactaagaaagctgaaaaatgtggagtaaaagactaaaagggtagtgttaatgtgttttgattacttttaatatttttttcattagcTTAAAGACatttaacaacaacaacaataataataataataataataataataataataataataataataataataataataataataataataataataataataataagaagtataagtataagtataataataatgataataataacaataataataataataataataataataataataataataataataataataataataataataataatgataataatatgttttatattccctccgtccacgaaacaagtTCGCACTTGGTGCTCGGCAcgaaaactaagaaagctgaaaaatgtggagtaaaagactaaaagggtagtgttaatgtgttttgattacttttaataTTGTTTTCAAATGGGCCGGTTTTTAGTGATTTATTGATTGACTAATTTATCCCTTATTAGATATATcgttttattgttttgttttgttttgtttgttttttttttttttttttctgttttatgattttcgaaatttatggtttttttgttttctaaattttcggttttttgtttccttatattttccagctttttttttaaattaatattatttatttttatggatgattaaattttttatttatattctaaaattatgttttatttatttgtttccactaattttatgattctctttaaaaaaattcttttttttatttccacatattatttttttattgtttcgaaaatatttttttcttaaatttttgtattttttcaaaaattatgtttttttttatttgtttccactaatttggatattcttctaaaaataattcaagatttgtttccactaatttagatattctcctaaaataatcctagatttatttagacatttattttattttttgatttttattttttattttgcgaattatatgttaattttatttgtttctagTAATTTAGAGATTCCTTTCAATGTattcctagatttgttttcattttagcAACCAATTTGAAGCTTCAaaaatatcttataatttttttataaaaaattcgtTCACAACTTTTAACAAACACTTGAAGTGCATTATTTTGGTGAAGGAGTTGGATATGAGAGGGGCCGAGATTTACATGTTTTTTAAAGATTTTGGGAGGAGCCGAAATCTCATTTAAGTTTTCATAAGATTTGATCTTGGATAAATGTAATCCCATAAAATTAGCAACCAATTTGAAGTTTCATCAATATCTTGAGCGAAATAtacgaaaaaaaaagaaacaaaaatatacaaaaaaaaaaaggaaacaaaaataccgaaaaaaaaggaaacagaaaACAAAAGTATAcggaaaaaaaggaaacaaaaatataccgaaaaaatgaaacaataaaaccgaaaaaaaaggaaacagaaaACAAAATCAGacgaaaaaaaaggaaacaacaaAGCcgaaaaaataaggaaaaaaaaaaacaattttcgAATAAAATATATAGGGACAAAATCAAGGGCTAAAACAGTAAAACAATAAACCTTAAAAAACCGGCCCACTTTCCAAACCccaaaaaaaccggttttttaccAAGTGTCCATGACACCTGGTGTTCAAATATCACTACCCTTTTTTTTATTcgcatttttgttttttttacatgtttttcgtggtttatttttattcttaccAAACTTGTAGTAATAGTCTAGGAAACACACCAATCAATGTTTTTTCgtggtttatttttattctgTTTTTTTCATGTTCTTTTTTTACATGTTTTTCgtggtttatttttattcttaccAAACTTGTAGTAGTAGTCTAGGAAACACACCAATTTTAAACATTGATGATACAGACAATAGAGTATTATTCAACATGAGTTACAAAAAATAAGAACATCTCTACTCAAGCGAATGCATGTTCCCTCTATATTGTACATTTGGCAACAACAATCACAATCACAATCACAATCACAAACCAAACGACACAAACTGTGCAATTATGTGATTACAACAGTCAAGCCGTGACTATTGATGGGTCACGATCCCTTCCCACCTCGTTGCTTCTTTTCTTCGAGCATGGCAGCCTCATTCAACATGTCAGCAGCGTCCTTGTGCATGTCAAGCTTGGCAAGGGCCACGGCCTGCATGTAAAATGCCGTTGACCAATCTAGGTAGATACATTGAGCTTGCATTGCATCCCGAAGGGCAGCGTCTGGCTGATCACACATGAGATAACACAGACTTCTTCGTGCATGAACGGTTGGTGAAATCATCGTGCCCACATCAATAAACTGCAAATATAAACACTCAATATATGCGGTGTACCAGGggaaaaaaaataggaaaagaCTCAGTTAATTGATAAAGTGCAAGTATTCTTCACCCTAACCCTAGTTATATGCATAGATATGAATAAGTACATGTTATTTTCTTCCCGTGACAAGCCAATGAACCTAGAGAGAGCAGTCATCCAGCCATGTCAAACAGAATCTAAGATGTCTGATTAACATTTTGCATCTAATGAACTTGACCAAGGATGGAGGTACTATGGACTAGTTATGAATTTATGGAACAAAAACATGAAAACAAAAGCTTTGCTGGTAACTTTAGCTAGACTCAGCTGATATCATGAACTTGACTAAAAGTACCTGAGAATAGCAATCAATAGCAGTTTTGAAATCTTTGTCGCGGAAGGCCAAGTCACCTCTTTTCCTAGCATCCAACATATCTCTCATTTGTTGAGTCCATTCTTGAAAAGACAACTATTTGGCATCACATATGCCCTTTAGCATAGAGAGCAATATCAAAATAGAATTCATGATAGCAATTTAGCTAGCATAGTTTACCTCATTGGTTCCCTCGTCATCCTTGTAATGCTGCATCACCAAAAACTGATGAATAGCAGTGAGATCCATACGTGAACACGCATCACCCATTGGAGAGAGTGGATGAGGCGGTGGAGATGGTGTTTCTTCACGCTTTGGAATTCCCAACATCACATAAGATGGAACCTACAATGGATAATTTGTCCAATGGCAGTTTTTACAAAAGTTCAGCTGGTCATGTACCATGAGATGAATGTTTCACCAACAATATACTCAATAACATCACATAACTTCTGTAGTAAAAATAAGCCACTTATACAAGTAAGAATTTCATTTAGAGCAAAATAAGATCACTTGAAAGCAACATGCAAAGAATAACATATAAAACAAAATCAAGTGGCATTCGAAGAAATGAACATGAAAGAACAAAATGAGAGGAATGATAATATTCAACCACAGCTTATGGTATGCATCAAGATACAGTACAGATAGATCATAATTGTATATTGTAATATCCCGTGGGTTAAATAGgcataaatatgaattttttaaaaGCCAAGGATATTATTAGAACTTGCATCATTCTTATTTTGCAAAGGGGCAAGTGTAGAAACAAGATCTTTTGTCTTTGGCCTCTCCCTTGGCTCATACTGCAAACACTGCGAAGCAAGATCAAAAACAACAGTGGCCTCTTCAGTTGAAAAATTTCCCTCTAAATGGGAATCCATTAGAAGAAGAATATTCTTCCCCCGTATCATATCAAGTGCCTGAAATGAAGAAACATATTTAGTATGAACACTATCACGAGAAAACAATATAAGCAGGGTAACACGTGTGCAGCACAACCATGACAGTGACAAAATAGCCTGAAATAAAGAAATGCCGATCAACATACATTCTCACTTGAGCCAATAATTCAATGAATAAGTGATTAAACATATAATGCAAGAAAAACTACTGACAAATTGAAAGGCATGGCAAAACAAAACCAATTCCTgtcttagagggtgtttggctaagcttattttaaagagcttataagctcttggagcttataagatgtttcaagagcttataagatgtaatttttaagagcttataagttgtcaaagtgtttggataattgagcttataagctagagagaggatttttttgctagagagagaaaatatttttttagagagagaaaatcgaagaaaaatgaacttgaacgatatatgatgaaaataataaattatgattgaaaaatatttgtaaaaatattgttgcatatgagattataaaaaaataatttggggtagagaaacttatttttttgggagcttatttttgaagcttataaactgtttaagagcttattttgtcaaacactttgaaggagcttataagctcctcaaaacagcatAAATCAAGATAGAAATTATATGGAAAAGAAAATAAGGAACTTGCAACTGAGGTCATTTAAAACTTGATAAGAAATATTGAGAGGGTCAAGTTACACGCCTAAGCCACTAATTCATTGACGTATCTTTTAACGGGAATATATTCTGATCATCTCGGAAATGTGTTCAAAAGAACATTGTTATAATAGTGAGATAGAAAAAATATGTCAGAATAAATAAGTGATCAAATATTTGTTGAGAGAAATGAATTCATGTATTTCTATAAATGTTTTCAACTGTAAAGATTCAATAAAATTGCTTCGTCGTGGTTGGTGGAGGAGAATTTCAATCACAGATGCATTATTTAGCCAAGTGaattaataattcaaatttttagATAAATAATCAAACTACTCACAACATTGAATAACTTGCTTTCGGCAACTATTGAACTAGTTGATGCATGTACATAAATGAATACTGAAGTAAACTTAGGAAAGATACTGTAGCTTCCAAACAAGAAGTTACCAAAACTCACAAATAGCAAAATGCAAATACGTACATGACTTGGAGGAATATGCTTTCCACTAAGAAGATCCAGAAGGACAGTTCCAAAGCTGAAAACAACACTTTCCTGGGTGACTCTCCCTGCAAGAGATTCCCATCACATGCTAATACTCTTGTTGAGAGAAAGAAACAATAGAGAAAAAATGTAATAACAGAAGACAACCAAAATCAGGAAAAGCAAAGGTGCTCAGTTAAAAGTATCAATTTAGAACTATTTTACCAACTCAATATTAGGACAATTCACTTGATCAGAAATATGATCTCTACTTGATCAGAAAACCTAAGTTAGCACTGATAGTTAATAACTGCTGTATGTAGCCTTTGTACTGGTTTCTTAATAAAACCTTATTTTCCCCTGCTAACATGTAATGATGCAAGTAAACTAAGCTCAGACAGATTTCTCAAAAGCTTAAAGATTTGGCTGATGGTCATCCGTGCAGCACTAAGTCACACCAACTTTAACAAAGATTAAATCATGATCCACAATGCAAAAATTATAGAGTTGATTTATGACGTAAAGAACTTCAAAAACTAGGATAAGGCTGAGTTAAAACAATAGCATCGCATTATTGCTCACTGTAATTACCGAGATAAGACTGAGTTAGAGAGTTTTAGGCTTTCTAACCATATGCTGGCATATGGACTCCTCATAAGTTTCCAGCAAGCTTATACTCTTGCTTGCAGTTATACATGAACCTTGTCTCTTTAATCTGCATCTATACCAGCTTAAATATACGTTTGTTCGCGATGCTTTTCATTTATTAGGAATGCATGTTACTATTAGATTAGTTTATCTTCCTAACCGAGAGTGAGGTAGACTGCTGGTTTGCTTGTGGGAGAAATTCTTTGCcagatataaattataaatgtcGATACAAAAAGAGTCATAGGATCTACATTCCATCTTTACCCTAGATAGAGTGAATTTTAgtgtatttaaatttataaaacccTCTGTTTCCAGAATTTGTCACACCAACAATACAATAGTATTTATATGCCTTTTCTATTTATGTAAGTTCGCTCAATTTGTCATCAACTCATAACATATTTACCTGGAGATTACTACGGTACGTGTCAATAAATTCATCTTAAAGTCAAGCACAAAGTCCATCAGGGTAATTAAGCCTTTTTAGCTTTTTATCTCAGTAAAGCCTATCTCGTTTATTGAAAGATACATTT harbors:
- the LOC131012998 gene encoding serine/threonine-protein kinase BSK1-like — encoded protein: MGCCVSKGYPPRAADKDQQQLQLQHGHRRSSSVNGAATGGFAEFSLAELKAATSNFSSDKIVSESGEKAPNVVYEGRLQNQRWIAVKKFTKMAWPDPKQFAEEAKEVGKLRHKRLANLIGYCCDGDERLLVAEFMPNETLAKHLFHWENQTPEWAMRLRVALYIAEALDYCTREGRPLYHDLNAYRVLFDENGDPRLSCFGLMKNSRDGKSYSTNLAYTPPEYLRNGRVTQESVVFSFGTVLLDLLSGKHIPPSHALDMIRGKNILLLMDSHLEGNFSTEEATVVFDLASQCLQYEPRERPKTKDLVSTLAPLQNKNDVPSYVMLGIPKREETPSPPPHPLSPMGDACSRMDLTAIHQFLVMQHYKDDEGTNELSFQEWTQQMRDMLDARKRGDLAFRDKDFKTAIDCYSQFIDVGTMISPTVHARRSLCYLMCDQPDAALRDAMQAQCIYLDWSTAFYMQAVALAKLDMHKDAADMLNEAAMLEEKKQRGGKGS